From a region of the Castanea sativa cultivar Marrone di Chiusa Pesio chromosome 10, ASM4071231v1 genome:
- the LOC142612981 gene encoding putative copper-transporting ATPase HMA5 has product MSQKENKVEGEGSEALKVLFSVIGMTCSACAGSVEKAINRLPGIREAVVDVLNNRAQVLYNPSLVNEETICETIENVGFQTTVIKDETNERSTQVCKIHINGMTCTSCSSTIESALQAIFGVQKAQVALATEEAEVHHNPKIVSYNTLLQVIEDTGFEAIIISTGEDISKIELKVDGIDTDHTLKMIEKSLQVIPGVQEIVIYPECNKVSISYEPDMAGPRTFISIIESTGSGRFKATIYPREGREARRKAEIKQYYRFFSWSLVFTIPVFLTSMVFMYIPGIRIILDKKLYNMMTAGMLLRWELSTPVQFIIGRRFYIGSYKALRHGSANMDVLIALGTNSAYFYSVYSLFRAAYSRDFKGTDFFETSSMLISFILLGKYLEVLAKGKTSEAIAKLMDLAPETAILLTLDHEGNVLSEQEIDSRLVQKNDVIKIIPGAKVAADGYVLWGESHVNESMITGEAKAVAKRNGDKVIGGTVNENGVLHIKATQVGSESSLSQIVRLVESAQMAKAPVQKFADHISKYFVPVVIMLSFSTWLAWFLAGSFHSYPKYWIPSSMSSFELALQFGISVMVIACPCALGLATPTAVMVGTGVGASQGVLIKGGQALESTHKVNCIMFDKTGTLTVGKPIVVNTQILNNMELREFYKLIAATEVNSEHPLAKALVEYAKKLTEDEEKTVWPEAQDFVSITGNGVKAIVENKEIIVGNKSLMLDQNIAIPVGAEHMLAQAEGMAQTGILVCIDMEVAGVVAISDPLKPGAKNVISILKSMKIRSILVTGDNWGTANAIAKEVGIETVIAEAKPEDKAKIVKDFQASGYTLAMVGDGINDSPALAAADVGMAIGAGTDIAIEAADIVLMKNNLEDVITAIDLSRKTFSRIRLNYIWALGYNLLGIPIAAGTLFPLTGFRLPPWIAGAAMAGSSVSVVCSSLLLKNYKRSQKLDNLDLHEIQIE; this is encoded by the exons ATgtcacaaaaagaaaacaaggtgGAGGGGGAGGGGTCCGAGGCTTTAAAGGTCTTGTTCTCAGTCATCGGAATGACATGCTCTGCGTGTGCCGGTTCGGTCGAAAAGGCCATCAACCGGCTACCTGGGATACGTGAGGCCGTCGTTGATGTCCTCAATAATAGGGCACAAGTCCTCTACAACCCCAGTTTGGTCAAT GAGGAAACAATATGTGAGACAATAGAAAATGTTGGATTTCAAACCACAGTGATCAAAGATGAAACAAATGAGAGATCCACACAAGTATGCAAAATACACATAAATggaatgacttgcacttcttGCTCCTCCACTATAGAATCAGCTCTGCAAGCAATTTTCGGTGTACAAAAGGCTCAAGTGGCCTTAGCAACTGAAGAGGCAGAAGTTCATCACAATCCGAAGATTGTTAGCTACAATACACTATTGCAAGTCATAGAGGACACTGGATTTGAAGCCATAATCATTAGTACTGGGGAAGACATAAGTAAGATAGAGCTTAAAGTTGATGGTATAGACACTGATCACACCTTGAAAATGATTGAAAAGTCTCTCCAAGTGATTCCAGGGGTTCAAGAGATAGTCATATACCCTGAATGCAACAAAGTTTCCATTTCCTATGAACCAGATATGGCAGGACCAAGAACTTTCATCAGCATCATTGAATCAACTGGGAGTGGTCGTTTTAAAGCAACAATATATCCTAGAGAGGGAAGAGAAGCTCGTAGAAAGGCAGAAATTAAGCAATATTATAGATTCTTTTCATGGAGTTTGGTTTTTACAATTCCCGTGTTTTTAACATCCATGGTTTTCATGTATATCCCTGGAATTAGGATTATATTAGATAAAAAACTATACAACATGATGACTGCTGGTATGCTCTTGAGGTGGGAGCTATCTACTCCAGTGCAATTCATCATAGGCAGGAGATTCTACATAGGGTCCTATAAAGCTTTGCGCCATGGTTCTGCAAATATGGATGTTCTTATTGCCTTGGGAACAAACTCAGCCTACTTCTATTCTGTCTACTCACTATTTAGGGCTGCTTACTCTAGAGATTTCAAGGGTACAGATTTCTTTGAGACTAGCtcaatgcttatttcatttattCTATTAGGAAAGTATTTAGAAGTTCTGGCAAAGGGGAAGACATCAGAGGCCATTGCTAAGCTTATGGACTTGGCGCCCGAAACAGCAATATTGTTAACTCTGGACCATGAAGGAAATGTGCTAAGTGAACAAGAAATTGATAGCCGGTTAGTACAAAAGAATGATGTGATTAAAATTATCCCCGGGGCCAAAGTTGCTGCAGATGGTTATGTTCTGTGGGGGGAAAGCCATGTAAATGAGAGCATGATAACAGGAGAAGCAAAAGCAGTGGCAAAAAGGAACGGAGACAAAGTGATAGGAGGAACTGTGAATGAGAATGGGGTGTTGCACATCAAAGCAACTCAAGTAGGATCTGAGAGTTCCCTTTCACAGATTGTTCGACTTGTTGAGTCAGCACAGATGGCTAAAGCTCCAGTCCAGAAGTTTGCTGACCACATTTCCAAATATTTTGTGCCTGTA GTCATTATGCTTTCATTTTCAACTTGGCTTGCCTGGTTTTTGGCTGGAAGTTTCCACAGCTACCCAAAATATTGGATACCATCTTCCATGAGTAGCTTTGAGCTTGCACTGCAGTTTGGGATCTCTGTCATGGTCATAGCATGCCCTTGTGCTCTAGGCCTAGCAACCCCAACTGCTGTTATGGTTGGTACTGGAGTTGGTGCATCTCAAGGGGTACTAATTAAAGGTGGTCAAGCTTTAGAAAGCACACATAAG GTGAACTGCATTATGTTTGACAAGACTGGGACTCTTACAGTTGGGAAACCAATTGTAGTTAacacacaaattttgaataatatggAACTTCGAGAATTCTATAAGCTCATTGCTGCAACTGAG GTAAATAGTGAGCACCCATTAGCCAAGGCCCTTGTGGAATATGCCAAGAAATTAacagaagatgaagagaaaaCTGTATGGCCAGAAGCACAAGACTTTGTCTCCATTACCGGCAATGGAGTGAAAGCTATTGTTGAGAACAAGGAAATAATTGTGGGCAACAAGAGCTTGATGTTGGACCAGAACATTGCCATTCCAGTGGGTGCTGAACATATGCTTGCACAAGCTGAAGGCATGGCTCAAACTGGGATTCTAGTATGTATAGATATGGAAGTCGCCGGAGTTGTGGCCATATCTGACCCACTTAAACCAGGTGCTAAAAATGTCATTTCCATTCTAAAGTCCATGAAAATTAGAAGCATACTGGTGACAGGTGATAATTGGGGAACTGCCAATGCCATTGCCAAGGAAGTTGGAATTGAAACTGTTATTGCAGAAGCCAAACcagaggataaagcaaagataGTGAAGGATTTTCAG GCTTCAGGCTACACTTTGGCAATGGTAGGAGATGGCATCAATGACTCACCAGCACTTGCTGCTGCAGATGTTGGAATGGCCATTGGTGCTGGCACAGATATTGCTATTGAGGCAGCTGATATTGTTCTCATGAAAAATAACTTAGAGGACGTGATAACTGCAATTGATCTTTCAAGGAAGACCTTTTCACGCATACGTCTAAActacatttgggctttgggatATAATCTGCTTGGCATTCCAATTGCTGCTGGGACCCTTTTCCCATTAACTGGATTTCGTTTACCACCGTGGATTGCTGGAGCTGCAATGGCAGGCTCTTCTGTCAGTGTCGTTTGCAGCTCTCTCTTGTTAAAGAACTACAAGAGATCACAAAAGCTGGATAACCTGGACTTGCACGAAATACAAATTGAGTAA